A region of candidate division TA06 bacterium DNA encodes the following proteins:
- the rpiB gene encoding ribose 5-phosphate isomerase B — protein MKIAIGTDHRGFALKEQIKSAFSLDNLEFKDFGAQNRDPCDYPDFAIPVAQAVAKGEADKGILVCSTGNGMAIAANKVKGVRAAIAMTPDMARYSRLHNDANILVLPADYIDLQLVPKIVKVWLETGFEGGRHQRRVDKITKYENE, from the coding sequence TTTGCCCTTAAAGAGCAGATCAAGTCAGCCTTTTCCCTCGACAACCTGGAATTCAAGGACTTCGGGGCCCAGAACCGGGATCCCTGCGATTATCCAGACTTCGCCATTCCGGTGGCCCAAGCGGTGGCCAAAGGCGAGGCGGACAAGGGGATACTGGTCTGCAGCACCGGCAACGGCATGGCCATCGCGGCCAACAAGGTCAAGGGGGTGCGGGCGGCCATCGCCATGACCCCGGACATGGCCCGCTACTCGCGGCTGCACAACGACGCCAACATCCTGGTATTGCCGGCCGATTACATAGACCTGCAGCTGGTCCCCAAGATAGTAAAGGTCTGGCTGGAGACCGGATTCGAAGGCGGCCGTCACCAGCGCCGGGTGGACAAGATTACCAAATACGAAAATGAATAA